A region of Oncorhynchus masou masou isolate Uvic2021 chromosome 29, UVic_Omas_1.1, whole genome shotgun sequence DNA encodes the following proteins:
- the csf3r gene encoding granulocyte colony-stimulating factor receptor isoform X2 has product MVCITMASAWITMFATLLLAFVNGTKDEVHTSPSVRVHTSTPVVALGSPVTASCIIRDDCPLIKGAVWHLNHIVWHLNQRLIPSSPAAANESGRTSAAANESGWISTVLYSVANQSGWNSTVFIPSFTDTKGYLTCCVLHTFPCQIVGAVEIRAGFPPTAPQNLSCLTNLTKPETLSCQWDPGQDTHLPTQYTLYTEIRDLPESNTYMLPPGVHRYKIPRTGFVLFSEIEIYVKAVNALGQATSTPLLLEPMESAKFDPPKVLKVQAEPNRYGCLRLSWSLSEQQAWVTTVTLEVRLKTANSKQWSEEPVPVQRLMRQRPMEVCRLLHGTEYHIQIRVRYQQSPWSEWSNSNTAVTLERAPTGRLNSWMKESREQRHKSLSLHLFWKPSKQFRANGKILSYVVSRQRQPLKRGQLCITLDSHCVFQLPRGTRKVFLSAGNAAGTSIPTEVEVFQHRALAAVSDVIVLPHDERSLLVQWTSIHSSSVTGYVVEWRPLLKMDPSLILFDHMDRNQSSTLISESIEPYNPYRISVYPKYKDGIGLPQTVEAYSRQKAPSAAPDLRVREILHSRIELTWEEIPLCQRNGIVQSYQIFYWDEQGNTKVVTAELEKRRVVLQELDRSSLYKAFIMVSTGGGSLNGSEVTLKTEPMDDLAIILIVISSGVGLSLLIIISVLVCFSTHERLKMCFWPKIPDPANSSIKRWNTLDSMQDTPPVEDMQESSLVYLSNLSLLDLPKKGLEKRGGEITDDPWCRCSDTSDLGESICGSPQALSPSYIGSHQHSVPYATVVFDSPYSIQPPSQSHAYLRSESTQPLLEEDLEEPSSPKEYQNVPVHGTSGEQVSFRECLNDGPGRGELCIIWDDFPLLRALAMNDVRSQT; this is encoded by the exons ATG GTTTGTATCACCATGGCATCAGCCTGGATAACAATGTTTGCCACGCTGCTGCTGGCTTTTGTGAACGGAACGAAAGATG AGGTTCACACGTCTCCATCTGTGCGGGTACACACTTCCACCCCTGTGGTGGCCTTGGGGTCACCGGTGACTGCCTCTTGCATCATCAGAGATGACTGCCCACTCATAAAGGGGGCAGTCTGGCACCTCAACCACATTGTCTGGCACCTCAACCAACGCCTTATTCCCAGCAGTCCTGCAGCAGCCAATGAGAGTGGTAGAACCTCTGCAGCGGCCAATGAAAGTGGCTGGATCTCCACCGTTTTATATTCTGTGGCCAATCAGAGTGGCTGGAACTCAACAGTGTTTATACCTAGCTTCACAGACACCAAGGGATATCTCACGTGCTGTGTCCTCCACACATTCCCGTGTCAGATCGTAGGAGCAGTGGAGATAAGAGCTGGAT TTCCACCCACAGCACCACAGAACCTTAGCTGCCTGACTAACCTGACCAAGCCGGAAACCCTCTCATGCCAATGGGACCCAGGACAGGACACCCACCTGCCCACACAGTACACTCTCTACACTGAGATCAG GGACTTACCAGAGAGCAACACGTACATGCTGCCTCCAGGGGTGCATCGCTACAAGATACCACGGACCGGCTTCGTTCTCTTCTCAGAGATAGAAATATATGTCAAGGCGGTGAACGCCTTGGGTCAAGCCACCTCAACACCTTTGCTTCTGGAGCCAATGGAGTCAG CCAAGTTTGACCCTCCAAAAGTTCTGAAGGTCCAAGCAGAGCCAAACAGGTATGGCTGCCTAAGGCTCAGCTGGAGTCTCTCTGAACAGCAAGCGTGGGTGACCACTGTGACCTTGGAGGTGCGACTGAAAACAGCAAACAGCAAGCAGTGGAGTGAAGAACCA GTCCCAGTGCAACGCTTAATGCGCCAGAGACCCATGGAAGTGTGTCGTCTGCTCCACGGGACAGAGTACCACATCCAGATACGGGTCAGGTATCAACAGAGTCCATGGAGCGAATGGAGTAACAGCAATACTGCAGTCACGCTTGAGAGGG CTCCCACCGGACGACTCAACTCTTGGATGAAGGAATCTAGGGAGCAGAGGCATAAGTCTCTCAGTCTACACTTGTTTTGGAAG CCATCGAAGCAGTTTCGTGCCAATGGCAAGATCCTGTCCTATGTTGTCTCGCGCCAGAGACAACCCCTGAAAAGGGGACAGCTGTGCATCACATTGGATAGCCATTGTGTTTTCCAGCTTCCCAGGGGCACAAGGAAAGTGTTCCTCAGCGCTGGGAACGCTGCAGGGACATCCATCCCTACAGAGGTGGAGGTGTTTCAACACAGAG CTCTGGCAGCAGTCTCTGACGTCattgtccttcctcatgatgaGAGATCTCTACTGGTCCAGTGGACAAGCATACATTCATCCAGTGTCACAGGCTACGTGGTGGAGTGGAGACCATTGTTGAAAATGGACCCTTCCCTCATCTTGTTTGACCACATGGACAGGAATCAATCCAGCACTCTAATATCAG AGAGCATCGAGCCATACAATCCCTATAGGATCTCTGTGTATCCAAAGTATAAGGACGGGATTGGCCTTCCTCAAACCGTCGAGGCGTACTCTAGACAAAAGG CCCCATCTGCCGCCCCAGATCTGAGGGTGAGGGAGATTTTGCATTCTCGTATTGAGCTTACTTGGGAGGAGATTCCACTATGCCAGAGGAATGGGATCGTGCAGAGCTACCAGATCTTCTACTGGGATGAGCAGGGAAACACCAAAG TTGTGACTGCTGAGCTGGAAAAGAGGAGGGTGGTTCTACAAGAGCTCGACCGTTCATCCTTATACAAAGCCTTTATTATGGTTAGCACAGGTGGCGGGAGTCTGAACGGATCAGAGGTTACACTCAAAACTGAACCAATGG ACGACTTGGCTATCATCTTGATAGTTATTTCCTCTGGTGTTGGGCTGTCATTGCTTATCATTATCTCAGTTCTGGTCTGCTTCTCAACACATGAACG GTTGAAGATGTGCTTTTGGCCCAAGATTCCCGACCCTGCCAACAGCAGCATCAAGAGGTGGAACACATTGGATTCAATGCAG GATACTCCCCCTGTTGAGGACATGCAGGAATCCAGCCTGGTCTATCTCTCAAATCTCAGCCTCCTGGACCTGCCCAAGAAGGGTCTCGAGAAGAGGGGTGGCGAGATCACCGATGACCCCTGGTGCCGCTGCAGTGACACCAGTGACCTGGGCGAGTCCATATGTGGCTCCCCCCAAGCCCTCAGCCCTAGCTACATAGGGTCACATCAACACTCTGTTCCGTATGCCACTGTGGTCTTTGATAGCCCGTACTCAATTCAGCCACCAAGCCAATCCCATGCCTACCTGCGCTCAGAGTCCACACAGCCACTCCTGGAGGAGGACCTCGAGGAGCCCTCTAGCCCAAAGGAGTACCAGAATGTTCCCGTCCATGGGACATCTGGGGAGCAAGTTTCCTTTAGAGAATGCCTGAATGACGGCCCAGGAAGGGGAGAGTTATGCATTATTTGGGATGACTTTCCCTTGCTTAGGGCTTTGGCAATGAATGATGTTCGAAGTCAAACCTAA
- the csf3r gene encoding granulocyte colony-stimulating factor receptor isoform X1 — protein sequence MQCTFTRSSSKSLISHLPLSQVCITMASAWITMFATLLLAFVNGTKDEVHTSPSVRVHTSTPVVALGSPVTASCIIRDDCPLIKGAVWHLNHIVWHLNQRLIPSSPAAANESGRTSAAANESGWISTVLYSVANQSGWNSTVFIPSFTDTKGYLTCCVLHTFPCQIVGAVEIRAGFPPTAPQNLSCLTNLTKPETLSCQWDPGQDTHLPTQYTLYTEIRDLPESNTYMLPPGVHRYKIPRTGFVLFSEIEIYVKAVNALGQATSTPLLLEPMESAKFDPPKVLKVQAEPNRYGCLRLSWSLSEQQAWVTTVTLEVRLKTANSKQWSEEPVPVQRLMRQRPMEVCRLLHGTEYHIQIRVRYQQSPWSEWSNSNTAVTLERAPTGRLNSWMKESREQRHKSLSLHLFWKPSKQFRANGKILSYVVSRQRQPLKRGQLCITLDSHCVFQLPRGTRKVFLSAGNAAGTSIPTEVEVFQHRALAAVSDVIVLPHDERSLLVQWTSIHSSSVTGYVVEWRPLLKMDPSLILFDHMDRNQSSTLISESIEPYNPYRISVYPKYKDGIGLPQTVEAYSRQKAPSAAPDLRVREILHSRIELTWEEIPLCQRNGIVQSYQIFYWDEQGNTKVVTAELEKRRVVLQELDRSSLYKAFIMVSTGGGSLNGSEVTLKTEPMDDLAIILIVISSGVGLSLLIIISVLVCFSTHERLKMCFWPKIPDPANSSIKRWNTLDSMQDTPPVEDMQESSLVYLSNLSLLDLPKKGLEKRGGEITDDPWCRCSDTSDLGESICGSPQALSPSYIGSHQHSVPYATVVFDSPYSIQPPSQSHAYLRSESTQPLLEEDLEEPSSPKEYQNVPVHGTSGEQVSFRECLNDGPGRGELCIIWDDFPLLRALAMNDVRSQT from the exons ATGCAATGTACTTTCACCCGTTCTTCTTCAAAATCACTCATTTCACATCTTCCCCTCTCACAGGTTTGTATCACCATGGCATCAGCCTGGATAACAATGTTTGCCACGCTGCTGCTGGCTTTTGTGAACGGAACGAAAGATG AGGTTCACACGTCTCCATCTGTGCGGGTACACACTTCCACCCCTGTGGTGGCCTTGGGGTCACCGGTGACTGCCTCTTGCATCATCAGAGATGACTGCCCACTCATAAAGGGGGCAGTCTGGCACCTCAACCACATTGTCTGGCACCTCAACCAACGCCTTATTCCCAGCAGTCCTGCAGCAGCCAATGAGAGTGGTAGAACCTCTGCAGCGGCCAATGAAAGTGGCTGGATCTCCACCGTTTTATATTCTGTGGCCAATCAGAGTGGCTGGAACTCAACAGTGTTTATACCTAGCTTCACAGACACCAAGGGATATCTCACGTGCTGTGTCCTCCACACATTCCCGTGTCAGATCGTAGGAGCAGTGGAGATAAGAGCTGGAT TTCCACCCACAGCACCACAGAACCTTAGCTGCCTGACTAACCTGACCAAGCCGGAAACCCTCTCATGCCAATGGGACCCAGGACAGGACACCCACCTGCCCACACAGTACACTCTCTACACTGAGATCAG GGACTTACCAGAGAGCAACACGTACATGCTGCCTCCAGGGGTGCATCGCTACAAGATACCACGGACCGGCTTCGTTCTCTTCTCAGAGATAGAAATATATGTCAAGGCGGTGAACGCCTTGGGTCAAGCCACCTCAACACCTTTGCTTCTGGAGCCAATGGAGTCAG CCAAGTTTGACCCTCCAAAAGTTCTGAAGGTCCAAGCAGAGCCAAACAGGTATGGCTGCCTAAGGCTCAGCTGGAGTCTCTCTGAACAGCAAGCGTGGGTGACCACTGTGACCTTGGAGGTGCGACTGAAAACAGCAAACAGCAAGCAGTGGAGTGAAGAACCA GTCCCAGTGCAACGCTTAATGCGCCAGAGACCCATGGAAGTGTGTCGTCTGCTCCACGGGACAGAGTACCACATCCAGATACGGGTCAGGTATCAACAGAGTCCATGGAGCGAATGGAGTAACAGCAATACTGCAGTCACGCTTGAGAGGG CTCCCACCGGACGACTCAACTCTTGGATGAAGGAATCTAGGGAGCAGAGGCATAAGTCTCTCAGTCTACACTTGTTTTGGAAG CCATCGAAGCAGTTTCGTGCCAATGGCAAGATCCTGTCCTATGTTGTCTCGCGCCAGAGACAACCCCTGAAAAGGGGACAGCTGTGCATCACATTGGATAGCCATTGTGTTTTCCAGCTTCCCAGGGGCACAAGGAAAGTGTTCCTCAGCGCTGGGAACGCTGCAGGGACATCCATCCCTACAGAGGTGGAGGTGTTTCAACACAGAG CTCTGGCAGCAGTCTCTGACGTCattgtccttcctcatgatgaGAGATCTCTACTGGTCCAGTGGACAAGCATACATTCATCCAGTGTCACAGGCTACGTGGTGGAGTGGAGACCATTGTTGAAAATGGACCCTTCCCTCATCTTGTTTGACCACATGGACAGGAATCAATCCAGCACTCTAATATCAG AGAGCATCGAGCCATACAATCCCTATAGGATCTCTGTGTATCCAAAGTATAAGGACGGGATTGGCCTTCCTCAAACCGTCGAGGCGTACTCTAGACAAAAGG CCCCATCTGCCGCCCCAGATCTGAGGGTGAGGGAGATTTTGCATTCTCGTATTGAGCTTACTTGGGAGGAGATTCCACTATGCCAGAGGAATGGGATCGTGCAGAGCTACCAGATCTTCTACTGGGATGAGCAGGGAAACACCAAAG TTGTGACTGCTGAGCTGGAAAAGAGGAGGGTGGTTCTACAAGAGCTCGACCGTTCATCCTTATACAAAGCCTTTATTATGGTTAGCACAGGTGGCGGGAGTCTGAACGGATCAGAGGTTACACTCAAAACTGAACCAATGG ACGACTTGGCTATCATCTTGATAGTTATTTCCTCTGGTGTTGGGCTGTCATTGCTTATCATTATCTCAGTTCTGGTCTGCTTCTCAACACATGAACG GTTGAAGATGTGCTTTTGGCCCAAGATTCCCGACCCTGCCAACAGCAGCATCAAGAGGTGGAACACATTGGATTCAATGCAG GATACTCCCCCTGTTGAGGACATGCAGGAATCCAGCCTGGTCTATCTCTCAAATCTCAGCCTCCTGGACCTGCCCAAGAAGGGTCTCGAGAAGAGGGGTGGCGAGATCACCGATGACCCCTGGTGCCGCTGCAGTGACACCAGTGACCTGGGCGAGTCCATATGTGGCTCCCCCCAAGCCCTCAGCCCTAGCTACATAGGGTCACATCAACACTCTGTTCCGTATGCCACTGTGGTCTTTGATAGCCCGTACTCAATTCAGCCACCAAGCCAATCCCATGCCTACCTGCGCTCAGAGTCCACACAGCCACTCCTGGAGGAGGACCTCGAGGAGCCCTCTAGCCCAAAGGAGTACCAGAATGTTCCCGTCCATGGGACATCTGGGGAGCAAGTTTCCTTTAGAGAATGCCTGAATGACGGCCCAGGAAGGGGAGAGTTATGCATTATTTGGGATGACTTTCCCTTGCTTAGGGCTTTGGCAATGAATGATGTTCGAAGTCAAACCTAA
- the csf3r gene encoding granulocyte colony-stimulating factor receptor isoform X3 produces MASAWITMFATLLLAFVNGTKDEVHTSPSVRVHTSTPVVALGSPVTASCIIRDDCPLIKGAVWHLNHIVWHLNQRLIPSSPAAANESGRTSAAANESGWISTVLYSVANQSGWNSTVFIPSFTDTKGYLTCCVLHTFPCQIVGAVEIRAGFPPTAPQNLSCLTNLTKPETLSCQWDPGQDTHLPTQYTLYTEIRDLPESNTYMLPPGVHRYKIPRTGFVLFSEIEIYVKAVNALGQATSTPLLLEPMESAKFDPPKVLKVQAEPNRYGCLRLSWSLSEQQAWVTTVTLEVRLKTANSKQWSEEPVPVQRLMRQRPMEVCRLLHGTEYHIQIRVRYQQSPWSEWSNSNTAVTLERAPTGRLNSWMKESREQRHKSLSLHLFWKPSKQFRANGKILSYVVSRQRQPLKRGQLCITLDSHCVFQLPRGTRKVFLSAGNAAGTSIPTEVEVFQHRALAAVSDVIVLPHDERSLLVQWTSIHSSSVTGYVVEWRPLLKMDPSLILFDHMDRNQSSTLISESIEPYNPYRISVYPKYKDGIGLPQTVEAYSRQKAPSAAPDLRVREILHSRIELTWEEIPLCQRNGIVQSYQIFYWDEQGNTKVVTAELEKRRVVLQELDRSSLYKAFIMVSTGGGSLNGSEVTLKTEPMDDLAIILIVISSGVGLSLLIIISVLVCFSTHERLKMCFWPKIPDPANSSIKRWNTLDSMQDTPPVEDMQESSLVYLSNLSLLDLPKKGLEKRGGEITDDPWCRCSDTSDLGESICGSPQALSPSYIGSHQHSVPYATVVFDSPYSIQPPSQSHAYLRSESTQPLLEEDLEEPSSPKEYQNVPVHGTSGEQVSFRECLNDGPGRGELCIIWDDFPLLRALAMNDVRSQT; encoded by the exons ATGGCATCAGCCTGGATAACAATGTTTGCCACGCTGCTGCTGGCTTTTGTGAACGGAACGAAAGATG AGGTTCACACGTCTCCATCTGTGCGGGTACACACTTCCACCCCTGTGGTGGCCTTGGGGTCACCGGTGACTGCCTCTTGCATCATCAGAGATGACTGCCCACTCATAAAGGGGGCAGTCTGGCACCTCAACCACATTGTCTGGCACCTCAACCAACGCCTTATTCCCAGCAGTCCTGCAGCAGCCAATGAGAGTGGTAGAACCTCTGCAGCGGCCAATGAAAGTGGCTGGATCTCCACCGTTTTATATTCTGTGGCCAATCAGAGTGGCTGGAACTCAACAGTGTTTATACCTAGCTTCACAGACACCAAGGGATATCTCACGTGCTGTGTCCTCCACACATTCCCGTGTCAGATCGTAGGAGCAGTGGAGATAAGAGCTGGAT TTCCACCCACAGCACCACAGAACCTTAGCTGCCTGACTAACCTGACCAAGCCGGAAACCCTCTCATGCCAATGGGACCCAGGACAGGACACCCACCTGCCCACACAGTACACTCTCTACACTGAGATCAG GGACTTACCAGAGAGCAACACGTACATGCTGCCTCCAGGGGTGCATCGCTACAAGATACCACGGACCGGCTTCGTTCTCTTCTCAGAGATAGAAATATATGTCAAGGCGGTGAACGCCTTGGGTCAAGCCACCTCAACACCTTTGCTTCTGGAGCCAATGGAGTCAG CCAAGTTTGACCCTCCAAAAGTTCTGAAGGTCCAAGCAGAGCCAAACAGGTATGGCTGCCTAAGGCTCAGCTGGAGTCTCTCTGAACAGCAAGCGTGGGTGACCACTGTGACCTTGGAGGTGCGACTGAAAACAGCAAACAGCAAGCAGTGGAGTGAAGAACCA GTCCCAGTGCAACGCTTAATGCGCCAGAGACCCATGGAAGTGTGTCGTCTGCTCCACGGGACAGAGTACCACATCCAGATACGGGTCAGGTATCAACAGAGTCCATGGAGCGAATGGAGTAACAGCAATACTGCAGTCACGCTTGAGAGGG CTCCCACCGGACGACTCAACTCTTGGATGAAGGAATCTAGGGAGCAGAGGCATAAGTCTCTCAGTCTACACTTGTTTTGGAAG CCATCGAAGCAGTTTCGTGCCAATGGCAAGATCCTGTCCTATGTTGTCTCGCGCCAGAGACAACCCCTGAAAAGGGGACAGCTGTGCATCACATTGGATAGCCATTGTGTTTTCCAGCTTCCCAGGGGCACAAGGAAAGTGTTCCTCAGCGCTGGGAACGCTGCAGGGACATCCATCCCTACAGAGGTGGAGGTGTTTCAACACAGAG CTCTGGCAGCAGTCTCTGACGTCattgtccttcctcatgatgaGAGATCTCTACTGGTCCAGTGGACAAGCATACATTCATCCAGTGTCACAGGCTACGTGGTGGAGTGGAGACCATTGTTGAAAATGGACCCTTCCCTCATCTTGTTTGACCACATGGACAGGAATCAATCCAGCACTCTAATATCAG AGAGCATCGAGCCATACAATCCCTATAGGATCTCTGTGTATCCAAAGTATAAGGACGGGATTGGCCTTCCTCAAACCGTCGAGGCGTACTCTAGACAAAAGG CCCCATCTGCCGCCCCAGATCTGAGGGTGAGGGAGATTTTGCATTCTCGTATTGAGCTTACTTGGGAGGAGATTCCACTATGCCAGAGGAATGGGATCGTGCAGAGCTACCAGATCTTCTACTGGGATGAGCAGGGAAACACCAAAG TTGTGACTGCTGAGCTGGAAAAGAGGAGGGTGGTTCTACAAGAGCTCGACCGTTCATCCTTATACAAAGCCTTTATTATGGTTAGCACAGGTGGCGGGAGTCTGAACGGATCAGAGGTTACACTCAAAACTGAACCAATGG ACGACTTGGCTATCATCTTGATAGTTATTTCCTCTGGTGTTGGGCTGTCATTGCTTATCATTATCTCAGTTCTGGTCTGCTTCTCAACACATGAACG GTTGAAGATGTGCTTTTGGCCCAAGATTCCCGACCCTGCCAACAGCAGCATCAAGAGGTGGAACACATTGGATTCAATGCAG GATACTCCCCCTGTTGAGGACATGCAGGAATCCAGCCTGGTCTATCTCTCAAATCTCAGCCTCCTGGACCTGCCCAAGAAGGGTCTCGAGAAGAGGGGTGGCGAGATCACCGATGACCCCTGGTGCCGCTGCAGTGACACCAGTGACCTGGGCGAGTCCATATGTGGCTCCCCCCAAGCCCTCAGCCCTAGCTACATAGGGTCACATCAACACTCTGTTCCGTATGCCACTGTGGTCTTTGATAGCCCGTACTCAATTCAGCCACCAAGCCAATCCCATGCCTACCTGCGCTCAGAGTCCACACAGCCACTCCTGGAGGAGGACCTCGAGGAGCCCTCTAGCCCAAAGGAGTACCAGAATGTTCCCGTCCATGGGACATCTGGGGAGCAAGTTTCCTTTAGAGAATGCCTGAATGACGGCCCAGGAAGGGGAGAGTTATGCATTATTTGGGATGACTTTCCCTTGCTTAGGGCTTTGGCAATGAATGATGTTCGAAGTCAAACCTAA